The sequence CTCGAGACTGCCGACCTTGGCCTGCGCCTGCGTGAGGGCTGCGCGCGCCGTGCTGTAATCGCCCTTTTCCTGAGCGACCCGTGCACGCTCAAGGGCCTTGAAAATAGCCGGTTCGATGCTTTGCACAGCATGGGCCGAGACAGCGAAAAACAACGAGATCAACAGCAGCAAACGAGGCATGTCAGCGTTCTCCTTGCAGGCGGAAGTGCAGAGTCTTGACGGCTTCTCGCGACACCGCAGCCCCATTCTCGGTCCGTGGCGCGAAGCGCCAGCGAGCGGCGGCGCGGCGTGCTTCACGGTCGAATACGTTGGCCGGTGACGCTTCCAGCACCCGAATGTTCTCGACCTTGCCGGCGGCGGTAATGGTGAAAGCAAGCTTGATGTGGCCTTCGATGCCACGCTGACGTGCCCGATAGGGATACTCGGGACGGACGTCGTTGAGCGGCATGACTTCCTGCTCCGGTCCCGATTGCGAGGCCGACTCCGCTGCCGACGGGGCTGCCGGTGCCGGGGGCGCCGCCGGCGCAGACGCAGCCGTCAATCCGGCCAGGCTGGGCGCGGGCGCGCTGGCGACCGATATACCCGTTTCGATGTTCGGCAGCGGCAGGTCAAGCTTCGGCAGGTTGGCACTCGGACTGGCCATGCTCGGTGCAGGTGGCGTGGGCGTCGGCGGTGTCTTGGGTTGAGGAGGTTGCGGCGCCTGCTGTCGCGAGCGGGTCGCGGTGCTTTCGTTACGGTTGTCCATGCGCACGAAATTGGCGATCGCCACCGGCTCGTCGGTGACCTCGCTGCGCGGCGGGTTGACCATGCTCAGCATCAGCACGAACAACAGCAGCGCGACCACGCAGGCGCCGACGAAGGACAACCCGACGCGGGTCAGTCCCCGGACCATCACTGCGCTCCCGAGCTGGCAGCAAGCGCCACGTCCTGGACGCCGGCCAGACGCGCCTGGTCCATGACCTGGACGACCAGACCGGTCCGCGCATCCTGATCGGCCTGCACCACCACGGCGCCCTCTGGCTGATCGACGCGCATACGCTCGACGTGGGCCCGTACACTGCGAACGTCCACGGCCTGCTTGTCGATCCAGACCTGGCCTTCCGCAGTGACAGCAATGAGAATGTTGCCCTTGTCCTGGGCACTGGCGGTATCAGCCTGAGGACGCTGAACCTCGACACCGGACTCCTTGATGAAAGAGCTGGTGACGATGAAAAAGATCAACATGATGAAGACCACGTCGAGCATGGGCGTCAGGTCGATGCCAGTGTCTTCTTCCTGCTGATAGTGGTGACGACGCATACGCATCCGGTAATCCTCAATCGTGACGCAGCTGGTCGGCCAGCCGGTCGAGAGCCTGGCGCGAAATACGTTCGAGACGCGCCAGGCTGAACAGTCCAGTAATGGCCAGCACCATGCCAGCCATGGTCGGCAGGGTCGCCTGCCAGACGCCCGCGGCCATGCCACGGGGGTTGCCGGTACCGTTGAGCGCCAGCACATCGAATACCGCAATCATGCCGCTGACCGTGCCGAGCAGTCCGAGCAGCGGATACATCGCCACCAGGGTCTTGCTCATCCGCAGGGGGCCTGCAAGTTGCTGCTGCGCCTGGGCCAGCCAGGCACTACGGACCGCACGCTGCCAGTTGCCGGACTCGTTTCCGAGTTGCGCCCAGGCTTGGCGCCGGGATTCGACCCAATGCGGGAACACCCGCCGCATGAACCACAGGCGTTCGAACACCAGCGTCCAATACAGCACACACAAAGCAGCCAGCGCCCACATCACCGCGCCGCCCGCCGCCATGAAATCGAGCAGCGAATACGCGCTGTCGATCAGGCGCAGCCAGTGACCGTGCAGGTCAGTCACGACGCGGCGCCCCTGACAGGTGCAACGCGATCAGGCCCGCACTCTGCTGTTCCAGCAGCTGGATCAGCGCCTTGCTGCGGCTGGCCAGCAGGCTGTGCAGGAACAGCAGTGGAATGGCCACCACCAGGCCCAGCACGGTGGTCACCAACGCCTGGGAGATGCCATCGGCCATCAGCCGCGAATCGCCGCCGCCACTCTGCGTGATCGCCTGGAACGTCACGATCATGCCAGTCACCGTGCCCAGCAGTCCGAGCAATGGCGCTACCGCACTGAGCAGCTTGAGCAGCGGCTGGCCGCGCTCCAAAGGCGGCGTTTCCTGCAGGATCGCCTCGTCGAGCTTCAGCTCCAGGGTCTCAAGGTCGGAGAGCTGCGGCTTGGGACCCAAGACGCCAATGATTCGACCCAGCGGGTTATCGTCGCGCGGCTGGTTGAGGCTGCGCATCTGCCGGCTCACAGCACGCCCGACGCCGGTCAGGTAGACCATGCGCCAGACGGCCAGCAACAGGCCAACGGCGCCCAGCACCAGAATGACCCAACCCACCAGGCCGCCCTGCTGGACGCGGTCCCAGAGCTGCGGCTGACGTTGCAACTGGGCCAGTAGCGAACCGCGGCTCGGGTCGATCGGCAGGGACGCAAGGGCGTCGCTGCTGCTCAGGTAGTCGTTCACCAGACCCATGCCGGACGGTTGGCGGCTGGGCGTCAGCAGCTCGCCAGCGCCGCTTTCATAGCGCAGGAAAGCATCATCGGAGAACGCGGAGAAACTTCCAATGCGCAGCACCGGCTGCACACTGCGTTGACCATCGGCGCCCACCACAGGCAGCTCCACACGCTCGACTCGACCACTGGCGGCAAGGTCCTCGAGCAGCGTCATCCAGAAATCGTCCAGGTCCTGCGCCGAGGGCAGTGCCCGGCTTTGCGCCAACGCCTTGAGCCGCGCGAGGCGCTCCGGGTATTGCGCGTTGAGCAGGCTGTCCTGCCACTGTCCAGCGATGTCACCCGCACTCTGGCGAACGACCCCGAACAGCTCCCCGAGATGACCGACCCGCTGAGCCAGAAGCTTTTCTTGCTCGGCCAGCTCGGCTTCCTGGCGATCGAATTCGGCTTTCAGACGCTCCGCTTCGGCTTTCTGTTTTTCAAGCACCGCATTGGCACTTGCCAGCAATTGCGCCTGCTCGCTGCGATTCTGGACAAACGCCTGCTCGCGCGCCTGCATGGCGTCGACCTCCGCAGCGCGTTCGCTACGAATACGCTGCAACAGTTGGTCTGGGCTCAAGGGCTCGGCCGCCTGAGCCAGGGCCGGCAGCAGGGCGATGAACATCAACGTCAGCAAACGGCTCATTGCGCAGCCTCCTTGGCCAAGGTCTTGATGGGCAGCTCGAGCCAGGCCGGCGCCTGCTGCTGACGGGCAATGGCGATGGCCTTGGCAATCGGCCGACGCGCGCTGCCGTCGAGCACCTCCCACGCCCTGGACTG is a genomic window of Stutzerimonas stutzeri containing:
- a CDS encoding energy transducer TonB encodes the protein MVRGLTRVGLSFVGACVVALLLFVLMLSMVNPPRSEVTDEPVAIANFVRMDNRNESTATRSRQQAPQPPQPKTPPTPTPPAPSMASPSANLPKLDLPLPNIETGISVASAPAPSLAGLTAASAPAAPPAPAAPSAAESASQSGPEQEVMPLNDVRPEYPYRARQRGIEGHIKLAFTITAAGKVENIRVLEASPANVFDREARRAAARWRFAPRTENGAAVSREAVKTLHFRLQGER
- a CDS encoding ExbD/TolR family protein — protein: MRMRRHHYQQEEDTGIDLTPMLDVVFIMLIFFIVTSSFIKESGVEVQRPQADTASAQDKGNILIAVTAEGQVWIDKQAVDVRSVRAHVERMRVDQPEGAVVVQADQDARTGLVVQVMDQARLAGVQDVALAASSGAQ
- a CDS encoding MotA/TolQ/ExbB proton channel family protein, whose amino-acid sequence is MTDLHGHWLRLIDSAYSLLDFMAAGGAVMWALAALCVLYWTLVFERLWFMRRVFPHWVESRRQAWAQLGNESGNWQRAVRSAWLAQAQQQLAGPLRMSKTLVAMYPLLGLLGTVSGMIAVFDVLALNGTGNPRGMAAGVWQATLPTMAGMVLAITGLFSLARLERISRQALDRLADQLRHD
- a CDS encoding MotA/TolQ/ExbB proton channel family protein; protein product: MSRLLTLMFIALLPALAQAAEPLSPDQLLQRIRSERAAEVDAMQAREQAFVQNRSEQAQLLASANAVLEKQKAEAERLKAEFDRQEAELAEQEKLLAQRVGHLGELFGVVRQSAGDIAGQWQDSLLNAQYPERLARLKALAQSRALPSAQDLDDFWMTLLEDLAASGRVERVELPVVGADGQRSVQPVLRIGSFSAFSDDAFLRYESGAGELLTPSRQPSGMGLVNDYLSSSDALASLPIDPSRGSLLAQLQRQPQLWDRVQQGGLVGWVILVLGAVGLLLAVWRMVYLTGVGRAVSRQMRSLNQPRDDNPLGRIIGVLGPKPQLSDLETLELKLDEAILQETPPLERGQPLLKLLSAVAPLLGLLGTVTGMIVTFQAITQSGGGDSRLMADGISQALVTTVLGLVVAIPLLFLHSLLASRSKALIQLLEQQSAGLIALHLSGAPRRD